The proteins below come from a single Miscanthus floridulus cultivar M001 chromosome 1, ASM1932011v1, whole genome shotgun sequence genomic window:
- the LOC136472697 gene encoding uncharacterized protein, whose product MKKVSGMQSIDSTEAIAVMHMPNHFRDLGSHEDGDALDGLFSYPKRILVLDGIQDPGNLGTLIRSACAFKWDGVFLLPAFCDPFNEKAILAARGASLQLPIVSGTWHDLHALMTKYGMKMMAGHPESSSDASKEIYSLSKELADSLLNESVCLVLGSEGNGLSAETLQACELVNIPIEGTFESLNVSVAGGIFLFMLQPKDQIDRRTSTP is encoded by the exons ATGAAGAAGGTGTCCGGGATGCAATCGATTGATTCCACCGAGGCCATTGCTGTCATGCACATGCCTAACCATTTCCGCGACCTCGGGAGCCATGAGGATGGGGATGCTCTTGATGGGCTGTTCAGTTATCCAAAGAGGATTCTAGTCCTTGATGGGATTCAG GATCCTGGTAACCTCGGAACACTGATAAGATCAGCTTGTGCTTTCAAATGG GATGGAGTATTCCTTCTTCCGGCTTTTTGTGATCCTTTCAATGAAAAGGCTATTCTTGCAGCCCGTGGAGCCTCTTTGCAGCTTCCTATTGTCTCTGGTACCTGGCATGACCTGCATGCATTGATGACAAAGTATGGTATGAAGATGATGGCAGGCCATCCAGAAAGTAGCAGTGATGCATCCAAAGAAATCTACTCACTGTCCAAAGAACTAGCTGATTCACTGTTGAATGAGTCTGTGTGCTTAGTGTTAGGAAGTGAGGGCAATGGCCTCTCTGCAGAGACCCTCCAGGCATGTGAGCTTGTAAACATTCCAATAGAAGGTACTTTTGAATCTCTGAATGTTTCAGTTGCAGGTGGTATATTTTTGTTCATGTTACAACCCAAAGATCAAATAGACAGAAGAACTTCAACCCCTTAA